TTCCGCCGGCTCGGTCATCCGTTTCCGGAATACATTGCGCGCGGTCTCTATCTGGCCGTCATCGAAGCGACGTGCCGCTATCTCAAGCCGGTGCGGTACGACGAAGAGCTGATCATTCGTGCCGGAGTGACGGACGTCAGGCGGGCGCGCCTGCAAATCAACTACGAGGTCGCCGGACCCGAGGGGGACGTACGCGCCGTCGGGTCAACGGTGCACGCCGTTCTCGACGAAGCGGGCCA
The genomic region above belongs to Candidatus Binatia bacterium and contains:
- a CDS encoding acyl-CoA thioesterase codes for the protein MSDANLIEVARYRVIFADCDPMRIMYYGSYFRLFEIGRAELFRRLGHPFPEYIARGLYLAVIEATCRYLKPVRYDEELIIRAGVTDVRRARLQINYEVAGPEGDVRAVGSTVHAVLDEAG